CCACATCTGATAAGGATATACTTTTTTATGCCAAAATCCGTCTTCGCTCGTTCGCGGCTGCCCCTTTAATTGGGTGAACAACAAGTCTAACGCCTGTTTGTATTTCTCTTGGCCGGTTTTTTGGTACAGGGGGAACAACAGCTTGCCGGTATTGATCTGATCCAGGTTATACTCCTCCAAGTAATACGAACGAATCGTCCCATCATCCTGGATAAAGGTATCCATGTTGCGCTGAATATAATCAAAATACTGCTGATCGCCCGTATTCGCCCACACATCGGCAATTGCTTTTAGCATACAACCCCGCTCATAATGCCAGCGTTCGTCCGCATGGGGATCCTGATGGAGATACGGATATTTGCGCATATAATCCTTTGCGGTCTCCTGCGACCACTCCCACGCAAACGTCTTCGTCTCACCAATCACTAGACTCATCGTCGCTCATCCCCTTTTAACCGCTTCAATTTGAAACCAATCATAGTCGGCAAAACCGACATCCGTTCCCCGTTCCCGGCTAATACAAAAGATTGCTAGCTTCGCGCCTACCCACTTACCTTTTGTCGCAACAAAACTGGCACCAAGGGGTTGATAGTTTTGACCATCCTCACTAATGCTAAAGCGACAAACCGCTCCATCCTCAACAGTCACACGCAGATACAGCGGCGTTCCTACAGCCGTAGAAAAGGTGCGGACGACATCAACCGTCTCTGTCACTTCTGTTTCCGTTGCTTGTCCGGAAAAACGGACCACTCGCAAGCCGTCGGCATCCGATTGTAAATATAATCCCCCATACGCCTCCCCCATCACGGCCAATCCGGCTCGTTCCGCAGGAGACTTCGGATGAAACGATAGTTTTGCCGTCGCTTGAAACGAGGGTGCCGGAAATTTTTGCGTCAAGAGATTGGGGTCATGATAGTAGTAACCACTCTCCGTATTGGCACAGATGGCATGTAGGCGCAGATGACTTTCACGCGCACCTAGGGTATACCAATCCCGCTGCGGATTGGCCTGCCATTGCCACTGCAACCCCAACCGCTCCCCAGTAAAGTCATCGTCTGTCGGCGGCGCCGTGAGCGGCTGCTTTTGACCGGTATCCGGCTTTTTCCACTGCAAAACCGGTTCACCGATGCCGTCACCGTTGCTGTCTTTCCCCATCAGCGGCCAGTCCTCTTCCCATTGAACCGGCTGCAAATGGACGATTCGGCCGTAGGCACCCCGATCCTGAAAATGAACAAACCAGGATTCACCGGATTCCGTCTCAATCCAGCCCCCTTGATGGGGCCCGTTGATATCCGTATCCCCCTGATGAAGCACAATTTTATCCTCATAAGGCCCATCGATATTGGTTGCGCGCAAAATCGTCTGCCATCCCGTCGGTACGCCGCCCGCAGGGGCAAAAATATAGTAGTAACCATTTCGCTTGTACAGTTTGGGACCCTCAATGGTAGGATGAGAAGCATTTCCGTCAAAGATGATAGCGCCCTCATCCAACAGTTTGGTCCCATCCGGCGCCATCCGACTCAAGCCGAGAACGCTTTTAAAACCGATGCGGCTCTTGGCAAAAGCGTTCACCAAGTATGCCTGCCCATCCTCATCCCAATAGGGACAGGGATCGATCCAGCCCTTACCTTTTTTAACCTGGTGCAGAGGGGACCATTTTTTGAAAGGATCGTCGGTAGTGCTCATAAAAATACCTTCATCCGGCGTGGCAAAAAACACCCAAAAACGACCATTGTGATAACGGATACTAGGTGCCCACGCTCCTTCGCCATGGCGGGGCTGATCATAGCGGGCAAAAGGCAACCGCTCAAATACATAATTGATCAGCTGCCAGTTTACCAAGTCGCGGGAATGAAGCACGGGAATTCCCGGCATGTTGGTAAAGCTGGAAGCGACCATAAAATAATCCCTTCCGACGCGGATGACGTCTGGATCGGAATAATCTGCAAATAAAATCGGGTTTCGGTATGTGCCGTCATTGTTATCAGCGATCCAGATCCCGTTGCTGTTCAAGTGTCGTCACCTCATTTGTGCTGTTACAGACAGTTGTCGAAGTCCATGGTAATCGAGGGATAAAAGACGGCGTTGTATCGGTAACCGAGGGTGCAATTTGTGCTATAAGCCCTCCCTCGTTGGCTTCCGTTAAGCAGGACAGCAGACTCTTCTTTAACCGCTCATCAAACGGACTGGATGCGCTCGGCATCTCGAAATCTCTTAAGGCGGCATGATAGGGACTCCGTCTGCTGATAGACCTCTTTGTAAAGTGCAAACAATTGCCGATATTCCTCCACTCGGCTGGGATGTGGATCAAAGGTACGACCCCATTTTACAAATACCGCTGCACATTCATCCAAGCGATCAAACCAGCCGGCCCCCACCGCCGCCAACATCGCCGCCCCCATACCCGGTCCTTCTTCATGGCGAAGTGACACCATTTCCGCATTAAAGATATCCGCCTGAATCTGCAACCAGGTCTCGCTTTGGGCGCCACCGCCGATGGAAACAATGCGATCGACGCTCTTCCCCTGAGCCCGCAAAATCGCCAAACTTTCACACAAGGAAAAGGTGATCCCTTCCACCACACTACGTACCATATGAGCTTGTGAATGGGAAACGTCCAATCCAATAAAGCTACCACGGATATCCGCATCGGCATGAGGGGTACGCTCCCCTGACAGGTAGGGGGTAAATAGTAGTCCACCCGCCCCTGGCGAAATAGAGTCGATGGGAGCCAACAGGCTGTCATAGGATTGAGAGGGAGCGATCAGCTTGCGCAGCCACGATAAGCTTTGTCCCGCCGCCAAGGTTACGCCCATGGCATAATCGATTCCCGGAACTGCATGGTTAAAGTAATGGAGTTTACCCGTCACATCCCGCTCTCGCCGATCCGGCGACAGGATGACACCGGAAGTGCCGATACTACACAACGTTCGGTCTTCTTCCAGCACGCTCGCTCCAATCGCACCGCAAGCATTGTCAGCCCCGCCAGCAAACACGGGGGTGCTTGGCGTCAAACCAGTCGCTTCCGCGATCGACGGCAACAGCGTCCCTACACAGGCATGTGATTCCACCAGCGGCGGACAAATACCGCGGTCGATAGCCAAGGCGTCACACAGCTCCCTGCTCCACTCGCGGCGGGGAATGTCCAACAACAGCGTCCCGGCGGCATCGGAAAACTCCGCGTGAATGTTTCCAGTCAGACGAAAGCGTACATAATCCTTTGGCAGCAAAAAGACGGCAGCACGATCATAAAGATGGGGTTCATGTTTTCGTACCCATAACAACTTCGGCAGGGTAAAACCTTCTAGCGCCGGGTTTTTAGCGATCGCAAGCAGATGCTCCCACCCGACGGTCGCCTCAATCTCCCGGCATTCCGCGCTTGTGCGAGTATCATTCCATAAAATCGCAGGGCGCAACAGACGCTGTTGTTCATCGAGCAACACTAACCCATGCATCTGCCCTGAAAAACTGATACCGTCAACACTGGATGCCTCGACACCAGCAGCAGCCATCACCGCTTGTAGACAGTGCACCGTCTCCTGTACCCATTGCTCCGGATCTTGTTCCGAATAACCGGAACGAATACGCATGCTGTCAAAAGGGCGGGAGGCAGATGCCACCACCTCTCCCCCCTCGCTTACCAATAAACATTTGACCGCGCTCGTGCCCAGATCGACGCCGATTACATACCGCACCGGCTCACCACCTCCTGTGATCTACTGCCCCATCAGGTAACTTTAATCGTATAAGGAAGGGGTGGATATCCGCCTTCGCCCCAAGTGTGGCAGAGTCGCTCATTCGAAAATTCACCCCTCCCACCCGCCAGCTCATCTCCTTCCTCTCCTAAACTTCCAACAGATACTGGTTTAAGACCGCTTTTAGATATTCCTGTCGGCCGGAGCGGTTTTTAATTATCGGTTTATCCAAAATATACGCTTCCAACTTCTTAAAATCTGTCCGCCCCTCTATGATCTCCTTGCCGATCCCGCTGTGAAAACTGCTGTATTTCTCTGTGATAAACTGGTCCAATACCTGATCCTGCAACAAGCGGTAAGCCACTTTCAAACCAATGGCAAAGCTATCCATTCCGGCGATATGAGCATCAAACAGATCCACCGGTTCAAAGGAGCCTCTACGCATTTTCGCGTCAAAATTGAGACCCCCTTTCTCAAAGCCACCAGCCTTCAAAATCTCGTACATCGCCAGGGTGGTAGCATACAGATTGGTAGGAAATTCATCGGTATCCCATCCGACCAAGGTGTCTCCTTGGTTGGCATCGACAGAGCCCAGTATTCCGTTGATGCGGGCTACCCGCAATTCGTGTTCAAATTCATGACCCGCCAAGGTGGCATGGTTGGCTTCTATATTCATCTTAAAATGATCGACGAGGTCATACTTTTGCAAAAAAGCATAAGTGCTGGCCACATCATAGTCATACTGATGCTTGGTCGGCTCCTGCGGCTTAGGTTCAATCAGAAGTTGGCCCTCAAAACCGATCTCCTGCGCATAATCCACCGCCATCCGCAAGAAGCGGGCCATATTGTCCAGCTCAAGCGCCATATCGGTATTGAGCAAGGTATCATAACCCTCGCGCCCACCCCAAAACACATAGTTTTGCGCATCCAATTCCTTCGCCGTTTCCAACCCTTTTTTCACCTGTGCCGCGGCATAGGCATACACATCAGCATTGC
This sequence is a window from Desmospora activa DSM 45169. Protein-coding genes within it:
- a CDS encoding glycoside hydrolase family 43 protein is translated as MNSNGIWIADNNDGTYRNPILFADYSDPDVIRVGRDYFMVASSFTNMPGIPVLHSRDLVNWQLINYVFERLPFARYDQPRHGEGAWAPSIRYHNGRFWVFFATPDEGIFMSTTDDPFKKWSPLHQVKKGKGWIDPCPYWDEDGQAYLVNAFAKSRIGFKSVLGLSRMAPDGTKLLDEGAIIFDGNASHPTIEGPKLYKRNGYYYIFAPAGGVPTGWQTILRATNIDGPYEDKIVLHQGDTDINGPHQGGWIETESGESWFVHFQDRGAYGRIVHLQPVQWEEDWPLMGKDSNGDGIGEPVLQWKKPDTGQKQPLTAPPTDDDFTGERLGLQWQWQANPQRDWYTLGARESHLRLHAICANTESGYYYHDPNLLTQKFPAPSFQATAKLSFHPKSPAERAGLAVMGEAYGGLYLQSDADGLRVVRFSGQATETEVTETVDVVRTFSTAVGTPLYLRVTVEDGAVCRFSISEDGQNYQPLGASFVATKGKWVGAKLAIFCISRERGTDVGFADYDWFQIEAVKRG
- the xylB gene encoding xylulokinase, with translation MRYVIGVDLGTSAVKCLLVSEGGEVVASASRPFDSMRIRSGYSEQDPEQWVQETVHCLQAVMAAAGVEASSVDGISFSGQMHGLVLLDEQQRLLRPAILWNDTRTSAECREIEATVGWEHLLAIAKNPALEGFTLPKLLWVRKHEPHLYDRAAVFLLPKDYVRFRLTGNIHAEFSDAAGTLLLDIPRREWSRELCDALAIDRGICPPLVESHACVGTLLPSIAEATGLTPSTPVFAGGADNACGAIGASVLEEDRTLCSIGTSGVILSPDRRERDVTGKLHYFNHAVPGIDYAMGVTLAAGQSLSWLRKLIAPSQSYDSLLAPIDSISPGAGGLLFTPYLSGERTPHADADIRGSFIGLDVSHSQAHMVRSVVEGITFSLCESLAILRAQGKSVDRIVSIGGGAQSETWLQIQADIFNAEMVSLRHEEGPGMGAAMLAAVGAGWFDRLDECAAVFVKWGRTFDPHPSRVEEYRQLFALYKEVYQQTESLSCRLKRFRDAERIQSV
- the xylA gene encoding xylose isomerase, coding for MSFFPEVETVGYEGKSSNNPLAFKHYNPDEVVGDRTMREHLRFSVAYWHTFTGDGSDPFGSGTMLRSWDRYTGMDLAKKRVEASFEFFSKLGVPFFCFHDRDIAPEGSTLRETNRKLDEIVALIKEYMKTNDVRLLWNTAQLFHHPRFVHGAATASNADVYAYAAAQVKKGLETAKELDAQNYVFWGGREGYDTLLNTDMALELDNMARFLRMAVDYAQEIGFEGQLLIEPKPQEPTKHQYDYDVASTYAFLQKYDLVDHFKMNIEANHATLAGHEFEHELRVARINGILGSVDANQGDTLVGWDTDEFPTNLYATTLAMYEILKAGGFEKGGLNFDAKMRRGSFEPVDLFDAHIAGMDSFAIGLKVAYRLLQDQVLDQFITEKYSSFHSGIGKEIIEGRTDFKKLEAYILDKPIIKNRSGRQEYLKAVLNQYLLEV